DNA from Cupriavidus necator N-1:
TCGTCCTGGCAGGCCAGTCCGGCCAGGATCTCGGGCAGCGTTGCATGCGCGGGGAAATGCCGCAGCAAGGCCGGCAGCACTTGCAGCAGCGGTGCGTCGGCGGCGCTGGCGACATGCTCGCGCACCAGCGCATGGCGCAGGTCTGACAGCGCGTCCTCGCTCCAGGCGATGCCGTCGAGCGTCTGCTCCAGGCCGGCCAGTGTGGCGCTGTCGACCGCGGCGTCGGCCAGCCCGCACAGCAGGGCATCAGCCGCGCCGATGGTGACCCCGGTCAGCCCCAGGTACAGGGCCAGCTGCACCGGCAGCTTCGACAGGAAATGGCTGGCGCCCACGTCCGGCACCAGGCCGATGCCGGTTTCGGGCATGGCCACGCGCGAGCGTTCGGTGACGAGGCGCAGGTGTGCGGCTTGCGCCAGGCCCATGCCGCCGCCCATGACGATGCCGTCCATCAGCGCCACCAGCGGTTTGGGGTAGCGGTGCAGGCGGTAGTCCAGCGTGTATTCGTCGATAAAGAAACGCCGGTGCAGCGGGGTGCTGTCGCGGTAGCTGTCGGTCAGCGCGCGGATGTCGCCGCCGGCGCAGAAGGCCTTGGGGCCGGCGCCGCGCAGCACCACTGCACGGACGGCGTCATCCTGCGCCCAGGCTTCCATCTGCGCACCGAGCGCGACGATCATCGGGTACGACAGGGCATTGAGCTGGCGCGGCCGGTTCAGCGTGGCAATGCCGACACCGTTGACGACTTGGAACAGCACCTCCGGCTCGGCGGCATCCAGGTTGGCGGCCTTGGTCTCTTCAGTCAGGCGCACGGCGGCCTCCTAGGCGTTGCGCCATTGCGGCGTTCGTTTCTCGAGGAAGGCGTTGACCCCCTCGCGCTGGTCGACATCGTCGAACAGGTCGACAAAGCGCTCGCGCTCCAGGGCCAGCGCGGCCTGGCGCGGCACGCCCTGGCGCGCCAGATGTACCAGCCGCTTGCTGTGGGCGGCGGCCCGGGGACTGACATTGCAGGCGCGCTCAGCCATCGCCAGCGCGGTGGCGAAGGCCTGGCCGCGCGGCACGACTTCTTCCACCAGCCCGATGCGCAACGCCGTGGCGGCATCCACGCGCTCGTTGGTCAGGATCATGCGCTTGGCCCAGCCTTCGCCCACCAGCCACGGCAGCGTCTGGGTGCCGCAGCCGCACGGCAGCAGGCCGACGGCGGCTTCGGGCAGGGCCATCTGCGCCTGTTCCTCGGCGATGCGGATATCGCAGGCCAGGGCGCATTCCAGCCCGCCGCCCATGGCATAGCCGTTGATCGCGGCGATCACCACGGGCCGCGCGTTCTGCAGTGCCTCGAAGGCGCTGCCGAACTGCTGCGCCATCACGCGGGCATGGGCACGGTCGCCCTCGGCAAAGCCGTTCAGGTCCGCGCCGGCGCTGAAGAACTTCGCGCCGGCACCGGTGACCACCACGGCGCGCACTTCGGGGTTGGCGTCGATCCTTGCCACCAGCTCGCGCAGCTGCTGCAGGCCTTCTGCAGTGAAGGCGTTGGCGGGCGGGCGGCTCAGCGTCAGCGTGGCGACGTGGCCTTGCAGGGCGAACTCGATCATTGCTTGCCCTCCTTGTCGGCGGCGGACAGATACTGGCGGATCACACCGGAGAAGTCGAGCTGGCCGTCGCCGGCATGGCTCACGGCCTGGTAGACCTGCTGCGCCAGCGCGCCCAGGAACAGCGGCTGCTTCACGCTGCGCGCGGCGTCGTTGGCCAGGCCCAGGTCCTTGAGCATCAGGTCGGCGCCAAAGCCGCCGGTGTAGCCGCGCCCGGCCGGCGCGGTCTCGATCACGCCGGGCCAGGGGTTGCAGGTATCCGAGGCCCAGCAGCGGCCGGTGGAGGTATTGACGATGCCGGCCAGCACGTTGGCGTCGATGCCGAGCTTGACGCCCAGCGCCATCGCCTCGGATACGCCAATCATGGAGATGCCGAGGATCAGGTTGTTGCAGATCTTGGCGACCTGGCCGGTGCCGGTGCCGCCGCAGTGGACCAGGTTGCGCCCCATGCCGGCCAGCACCGGGCGCACCTGGGCGAACAGCGCTTCGGAGGCGCCGACCATGAAGGTCAGCGTGCCGGCCTGCGCGCCAACGGTGCCGCCGGAGACCGGTGCATCGGCCAGCGCATTGCCGTGCGCCTCGGCGGCAGCGGCCAGTTCGCGCACGGTGGCGGGGTCGATGGTGCTTGAGTCCACCAGCGGCACGCCCGGGCGCACGCCCGCCA
Protein-coding regions in this window:
- a CDS encoding enoyl-CoA hydratase/isomerase family protein, producing MRLTEETKAANLDAAEPEVLFQVVNGVGIATLNRPRQLNALSYPMIVALGAQMEAWAQDDAVRAVVLRGAGPKAFCAGGDIRALTDSYRDSTPLHRRFFIDEYTLDYRLHRYPKPLVALMDGIVMGGGMGLAQAAHLRLVTERSRVAMPETGIGLVPDVGASHFLSKLPVQLALYLGLTGVTIGAADALLCGLADAAVDSATLAGLEQTLDGIAWSEDALSDLRHALVREHVASAADAPLLQVLPALLRHFPAHATLPEILAGLACQDDPAYSAWATRTIDVLRTRSPLSACATRELLLRGRRMDLADCFRMELAVVVGTFSQGDFIEGVRALIVDKDNTPHWRITSYDAVDDAAVQALFRPWWAPGEQPLPLALPA
- the mmsB gene encoding 3-hydroxyisobutyrate dehydrogenase is translated as MHIAFIGLGNMGAPMARNLLKAGHTLTVFDLNAAAVASLCAEGAATADSARKAVAEADFVITMLPAAAHVRSAYLGPEGVLAGVRPGVPLVDSSTIDPATVRELAAAAEAHGNALADAPVSGGTVGAQAGTLTFMVGASEALFAQVRPVLAGMGRNLVHCGGTGTGQVAKICNNLILGISMIGVSEAMALGVKLGIDANVLAGIVNTSTGRCWASDTCNPWPGVIETAPAGRGYTGGFGADLMLKDLGLANDAARSVKQPLFLGALAQQVYQAVSHAGDGQLDFSGVIRQYLSAADKEGKQ
- a CDS encoding enoyl-CoA hydratase, whose translation is MIEFALQGHVATLTLSRPPANAFTAEGLQQLRELVARIDANPEVRAVVVTGAGAKFFSAGADLNGFAEGDRAHARVMAQQFGSAFEALQNARPVVIAAINGYAMGGGLECALACDIRIAEEQAQMALPEAAVGLLPCGCGTQTLPWLVGEGWAKRMILTNERVDAATALRIGLVEEVVPRGQAFATALAMAERACNVSPRAAAHSKRLVHLARQGVPRQAALALERERFVDLFDDVDQREGVNAFLEKRTPQWRNA